A region of the Lycium barbarum isolate Lr01 chromosome 1, ASM1917538v2, whole genome shotgun sequence genome:
GACCGTTTTTATATGTGGTCCTTAGGAGGAATATGATACCCATGATCCAAAAGGTCATTGTGCCATGGTACTTCCATTTCTTAAGAAAAGGTCAAAGATAATTGAGATAGTTGCTGCCCGCGATATTGTTTTTGCCCTTGCACAATCTGGTGTCTGTGCAGCATTTAGCCGAGGTAAAGAAGAAAGATTAGTAATTCTCAATGTTATATTCCTTCTATGAGCACCTTTGTGATTGAAAGGGAATTGATACAAATTATTGGTGGTGCAGAATCAAACCGGAGGATATGCTTTCTGAATGTCAGTCCAGACGAAGTCATACGAAGCTTGTTTTACAACAAAAACAATGATTCTTTAATCACTGTTTCGGTCTATGCTTCAGATAATTTCAGTTCCTTGAAATGCAGAACAACAAGGATTGAGTACGAATTTTAATATTATTGGTTGAGCGCATTTTGCTAAATATTTTTATTTAGTTCTAATACAATTTATTTTTCAATGATATTAGATACATAAGGAGGGGTAAACCAGATGCTGGATTTGCTCTATTTGAGTCTGAATCATTAAAATGGCCTGGTTTTGTGGAGTTTGATGACGTGAATGGAAAAGTACTTACTTACTCTGCCCAGGATAGGTAAAATTTCAATACTGAAGTCCTTCCCGAATGATGTGATTAATCTTGGTGATGTTTTTTGGATGTACTTATTCATACTTTTTCACTTGTGACAGCATATACAAGGTGTTTGACCTGAAGAATTATACGATGTTATACTCAATCTCAGACAAAAACGTTCAAGAGATAAAAATCAGGTTACTTCATTACTTCTGCAAGCATACACAGGCATGCTCATTTTTCCCATGACTAATTGTGTATTTGTGTTATAACTTGTGTGCATGGAAATGCTCTACAGATTCTTGCAATAGATTTCATTTCCAGTATATGGAAATGCTCTACAGATTCTTGCAATAGATTTCATTTCCAGGATATGGAAATGCTCTACAGAATCTTCCAATAGATTTCATTTCCAGGATATGGAAATGTGTTATTTATAGTACATTTTGCTGGCTCCGTTTTTCTCAttgtattctagatgtttcttagTCTCCTGTTTTAGTTGTCTCTCTATCTTTCTGTTcccttttttttgttggggtttttgttgttgggggggggggggggggtgttctctggttgtatgtgtgtgtgcacCCTAATATTGGTGACAGTTTGTGTTTGTTTATCTCAGCTAATACTATTATTGTCATGATTCTATTGGATCCTGTTAATTCTGCTCTTTTAAGTCTTGAGATCTGAAAAGGATGGTTTCAGTTGATAAAATAATGTGCTAAATGGCAGTCTTGACTCGTGTTTGTTCATATGCACTTCTTAAGAACTTGCAGCAGTTTGATTTGTCAAGCATTGGTTATCTTGACTCATAACTTCtgttctcttttcttttcccGTTAGCAGTCCAGGAATCATGCTGCTAATATTTACCAAAGCTAGTGGCCATGTTCCTTTAAAGATTCTCTCTATTGAGGATGGTACTGTTCTGAAATCTTTCAACCATCTGCTTCACCGAAACAAGAAGGTGGATTTTATTGAACAGTTCAATGAAAAGCTTCTTGTGAAACAAGAGAATGAAAATCTTCAGATTCTTGATGTGAGTTACTATCGCCTTCGTAAAATATCTTGTAGCTTCTGTTATCGTCAAATCTTATAGCTGTTGAATATAATAGGTCCGCAATTCTGAGTTGACAGAAGTAAGCAGAGCCGAATTCATGACCCCATCAGCATTCATATTTCTGTACGAGAATCAGTTATTCTTGACGTTCAGAAATAGAACAGTAGCTGTTTGGAACTTCCGTGGAGAGCTTGTGACTTCATTTGAGGATCACCTATTATGGCACCCTGACTGCAATACAAACAACATTTATATTACTAGTGATCAGGACCTTATTATTTCATATTGCAAAGCTGATTCTGATGATCCCTTATCAGAAGCAACTGGTACGTCAGTACGAGAATTTCTTAACAGTCGTTCTTGATGTTTGAAAAGCATAATAGACCCTGGATGTGAGATTATATCATCATAAATATGATCAGAGCTGATATGCCATTTATATGTCAATTTATTCTCTTAATAATATTGCCTTCACTTGCATTGGCAAGCTTAAAAACGAAGCAAATGATGTGGTCATGACCTAATGGTTGGGAGTAGGGCGATTGGGTAGATTTTGATGTTTGCAGCTTGATTTGTTTTTGATGTTCTATGCTTGTTTATAGATCTCTGAAATGACTGATTTGGTTTTACAGCGGGATCAATCAATATCAGCAACATTTTGACAGGCAAATGCCTTGCTAAAATAAAAGCAACTGACAGCCGTGCCTCAGATGATTGTAGCTGCAGTAGCAGTTGCAATGAGCATGGTGGCAGAAGTTGCAATGCTAAGAAGCGTATCCAAGCTTCCAGAATTAGGAGCACGGTTGCAGAAGCCCTGGAAGATATCACTGCCCTTTTCTATGACGAAGAGCACAATGAGATCTATACCGGAAACAGTCTTGGGCTTATCCACGTATGGTCTAACTGAAGGTTGACTGATTTCCCTATTCTCCGAATATGTCAAAAAGGTAACACAAACATGCCATGAGAAGACTTCACCATTAGAATGTCATCTTCTCGTCTCTCTCTAtccattttctttttttaatttttagtgtgTTGTCTTGTTACCCCACGAAAGGGGAGATGGTTTGATTTGTGTCATCTATTTACTTCACAGTGCATGTCTGTTAATAATTTGGTTTCCCGAGTGATAACCCTTTTTTAACTAGAGTGAGTTGATAATTTCTAGTGTTGTAGTGCGTCTTTAACTTTGGACTGTCTATTGGGTTGTACACAGAGCGAGCTAACAAGCTTTTACTCGATGGCTGAGAGGATATTATACTGTTGACCTGATGTTGTTTGTGGCATTTCTTAAGTGAATAATTGAGCTTATTTCTCTTAACTTAATTCAACTCGGTGGGCGATTGACATTGGGTTACCCATCCAGGACATCGCCAATAATTGGTTGCTACTCTGTAAAATTTCCAGTTACAGTGCATTAAGAAATACTATACTCTAGGTGTAAATTCCCTATATTTGATAACTCTAATTCAAGGTTTATAATCATTTTTAACTTCAGGGCTGGTGTTTGAAGTTTTTAATGAGACGAGGAATATTACTAATTTAGTAGATATGGAAACATGGTCACCAAGCAGCTACTTCAAGCTTTTTATGTATTGGAATTCTAGGGTAATTTATGAAGCCATTGTGTGAATTGAAAGGCAAACCATACTTTAGATGTTATGATCAGTTCTCTAAATTTGTTTATTAGCTGCTCGTAACAAGTGTAAATAAAATATTATAACAAATCGTATgaagatatcatcaagaaaaggaTATGGTTCCGCTGCTTCTTGTTATCACAGCGTTAACAAGTGTAGATAAAATGTCGCAACAAATCGTATGAAAATATCATCCAGATATTGTAGGGAGAGGCAGCACACGTGGTGAATGGAATATGCTGTGGTTGGCCAGTAATTGTCACCATAATGAGGAAACATCCACAAATAGAAAATGATGCGTTTGTAAGAAATAATGACTATTGCTTCAATAAAAATCAAGGCACACAAGAAGTGGTGTGGCTGTGTCGGTGTCAAGCTTCCAAGTCAAGATATTGGCTTCAAAGGCCTATTCATTTATTATTTTGTTTGTAATAAACTGTGAAAATATtaccataccaacaacaaaaacataaTCAAGTACACCTGAAGAGCACACACGACACCCGACCACCTTCTAGGAAGAGTGCTAGGTATAGTGatcttcagaaaaaaaaaaaaaaacagaaatcaGTTACATGACTTCTAAATCAGGCCTATTAATTTTCTTAATCCTTAAGTATAAAGTTTTGAAATATTATGGACCCAAATAGAGAATATTTAAGATATTAAGAGTTCATTATATCAGCTAATGTGGGATCTTATTGTTGTTATAGGTGTTTCCAACCAGTTACTTTTAGCAGTGTAGTAAGCTCTCCACCCAACTGAGGAGTAGAGATAATCATGCTCTTGTAAAGGTTGGAGCGACATGGTCGGTATATTTACTTTGTAAACCTAAGCCTAACTTCCCAAACTAAAAATTTTGGTAGATAATAGTTGATATTTGGCGGTTTAGCGGAACTTTATTACTCTTGAAAAAGTGGAAGTATCTCTTCAAAATTAATGTATATCCTTGTGAATTTGTTCAAAAATAATTTCCAATATATTTGTGTTTTCAAATGAGAATAAAGTTAAAGGAAAGAAATATTCCCGAGAAAATTTAAGAAGATAGTGTTTACAGTGTAAAGATCTGATGGGACGAATACTTCAAGTTACGAACTTTGTACAAGGTAAACGCCTCCCTCGCCTACTTGAACTTTTAACTCCATAAAATTTCTGTACTTCTTTTCAGATGTTTAGGGCATTTTCCCTTCATCAGTAAAATAGACAACTTCGAGAGTGGGGACTAAATGAAACTTACAAAAACTGGTCATTCGGTTCCATTTTATATGatatacctttttttttaaaacaaaaattatttaaaaagaaATGACACACTtctaaagatgaaaataattaattttatactTTTCATTTTTACCCATTATGAGAATTTTTATAATCACATAAATATTATAGCAAACTAGCAATTGCACGGCGTAAATAACGTACCTAATAATACTAGTAGTCATTATCAGGCCTCAGTTTACATGTCAAGCGATGAGAAAAAACTATATGCATGGAATATGATTGCTTACATTTAGTCAATTAATATTTATTCTGTTTGCGGAAAGTAATGTACTTGAGatctttctttgtttctctttCCGCTTACCCAACAAAATTAAGAATTACCCTTTCCACTATTGGAAAGAATTGCAAACTCAATCCTTTATAAGTTTATATATGTAATGACAGCTAACCTTTACACTTCCTccatccatttttatttgtccactcTATTAAAAGTAGATGTCGACTTTTATTTGTCCAGTTTGGAAAACCAATAGATAATTTATCATACCTATTTTATCCCTAGTATCAATTATTGGGTTGGAAACTTCAACAAATTATTAGTGGCTGCACAACTTTTAAAATATGTTTGACTGATTTCAATTATTTAGATGATTTATAATAATTAAAGatgatatagtaaaattgtcattttatttattgctcctTAAAGGATGTGTCAAATCAAATAGGAAAAGTAAAATGGACTGAGGAGTATGAAGAAGAGGGGTCCCACAGGTCCAATGTGGATATAACTTAAAAGTAGTTAGGGAGTTAGTTAGGCAGTTAACAAAGTAGTTAGAATGACAACTGTAGTTAGTTAGTGGGATCTGTTTTTCCTTCAATTAGTGTAGTTAGTATATAGAGTGAGATATATCTTGTATTACATAAAACACTTCTCTATTTTTGAGAATCAGTTAGATGAATAAAATGTGTTCTCTTCTTCTCTATTCTATCTagaacttcttcttcttcttcttcttcttgatcttaATCTGTTCATGGCTGAGcatttaacatggtatcagagccttgcTTACAGATCCTAAAGCTCGGCTAATTCAAATTTCTCAAATTCATTCTAATATGGTTCCTCAATTTATCAAATTGCTCAAATTCGAAATTCACCATTCTTGAGCAATCAAACTTACGATTCAGTTGTATCTGTGTGTGTATTCAAGTTTGTATAGGTGATTGAGATGAAATAATCATTCAGTTTATCCTATAGAAGCTATCGCAAAATCTAGGTTATCAAAATTGAATCAGATTCAACATGACAAATTCAGCAAGGACTGAATCTTCTCTCAATGGTGAACAAACTGCTACAGAGACAGTAAATGCAACTCACGTAAATGGAAATTCACAACGAATCGATGAAGTTCACCACAATCATCCTCTCTACATTCATCCTTCAGATACACAAGGTTCAGTACTCATTTCAGTACAGCTTCAAGGTACAGAAAACTATTCTCTATGGAGTAAATCATGGATACTTGTTCTGCGTGGTAAAAAAAAATTAGGATTTGTGTTAGGTACATGTATAAAAGAAAACTATGAGTCAAATTTGCATGATTTGTGGGATAGATGTAATGCTATAGTTCTAGCTTGGATTATGAATACAGTGTCAAAAGATCTAATCAGCACTGTGATTCACTCTTCTAGTGCTCACAAACTTTGGGAAGATTTTAGGGAAAGATTTGATAAAGTAAATGCTTCTCGAGCCTTTTACCTACACAAGGAAATCACTACCTTAACTCAGGGAACATCATCTGTATCTGTGTATTTTTCAAGGCTTAGAGAACTCTGGGATGAGTTTCAAGCCTTAATTCCACCACCTTCATGTCCGTGCCCTGAGTCAAAACAATACAAAGAGCACTTTCACCTACAAAGTTTGTGGCAGTTCCTAATGGGATTAAATGAATCCTATGATCATGCTAAGAGTCAAGTGTTGATGACTGTACCTTTGCCAAATGTAAACCAGGCTTATGCAATGATAGTTAATGTTGAAAGCCAAAGGAGAAACAATGTTAGCAACTCTGCTGTTCATTCTGAGCAACATGAGTCAATTGCTCTTATGAGTAACAGGAACCAGGCTCATATGACTAACAATCAGAGAATTTCTGGTGGTGTGAATACTGGAGGTTATAACAGATCTCAAAATGGGCAAACTAGTGGTGGTTACAGGCCTAGAAATAACCTTGGAAACCAAAACAATCAAAGTTATCACAACAAGTCCCCACTCATTTGTGATTTTTGCAACTTTAAAGGACATACAAGGGACACATGCTACAAGCTGCATGGTTATCCATCTGATTCTAAGTACAAGAAGAAAGGAGCTAATGTTCATTCCTATGCTAACAATGTGGCAAGTACAGGCCAATCATCATCATCTGCTATGCAGGATAGAGCTAGTTCTGCCACACAAATCTTGGCACCATTCTTTACTCAGGATCAGTATAATCAAATCCTACAGATGCTGAACAAGGACACAGAAGTAGACTCTAATGCACACTCAGCTCACTCGGCCTCAGTTGGAGCAACAGGTAATATTGTTGCCTGCTTGTCTAAAACTGTAAACAGTACATGGATTGTGGATACTGGGGCTTCAAACCATATGGTACACAATCTAAATTTACTAAGTACTTGGGAAAAACTATCagatatgcataaaaataaagtCAACTTACCAAATGTTGGCCAAGTTTCTATCACTCATACAGGAGTTGCCTCTATTTTTAAGGATAAATCCATAAAAGATGTTCTATATATCCCAGAATTCAAATTCAACCTCCTATCTGTGTCAAAAATAACAAAAGAGTTGCAATGTCTTGTGGCATTTCTTCCTGATTTTTGCATTTTCCAGGCACTCTCAAATGGGAAGGTGATAAGGATTGGTAAGTAAGATCAAGGTCTATACATTCTAAAAGCTGGGTTTGATGCTGATCATGTCAAGGTTGCTACTCCACCTGTTACCTCTTCTGTACTTGGTAAACATAACAAGACAAACAATAGTTTTAGTGCTATGGAAACTGAATGTTCTACTGATAACATTTTGACTTGTAACTCTGTTGAAGCTAAGTCCTGCAGTGACTTGTCTATATGGCATAGAAGACTAGGACATGCTCCTTTGTCTGTTCTTAAGAAGATTGACAATTTGAAGTGTACTTTCTCAAAGAATCATATATGCACTGTGTGTCCTATTGCCAAGCAGACCAGACTGCCTTTTCCTATTAGCACTTCTTCATCCTCTCATGCATTTGACCTTATACATGCTGATGTTTGGGGCCCCTATAGGGTGCCATCTCATGATGCTAAAAGATACTTCATGACATTATTAGATGACTACTCTAGGTATACTTGGATATTCCTAATGCATACCAAAGCTGATTCTATTGTAGTGTTGAGACATTTTGTGTCCTTTGTGAAGAATCAGTTTAATTGTAGTATTAAATGCTTCAGGTCTGACAATGGCACTGAGTTCTTCAATGATCAAGTAACTAGATTATTCACAGATTTAGGTATAATCCATCAAAGTTCCTGTGTCTACACTCCTCAACAAAATGGAGTTGTTGAGAGGAGACACAAATATATTCTTGATATGGCTAGGGCTATCAGGTTTCAAGCCTATGTACCCTTACAGTTTTGGAGTAAATGTGTTGAAACTGCAGTGTACCTCCTTAACAGACTGCCTACTGTGCTCTTAAATGGTATGTCACCCTTTGAAAGGTTATTTCACAGAGTTCCTTCCTTACACCACCTCAGAGTTTTTGGGAGTCTTTGTTTTGCTACAAATGTCAAAAAATCTGACAAATTTTGTGCCAGGGCTATACCAGCTGTCCACTTAGGCTATTCTTCTACTCAAAAGGGTTATGTCCTATATGATCTTATCTCTAAAGTGTTCTTTGTCAGCAGAGATGCTGTATTTCAAGAGCATGTCTTTCCTTTCAGAGACATTCCCTCTAATTCTAACTTGTCTCCTTTGTTTCCAGTCTTACCTCTACCTACTGAGCCTTATTCATCTGTGCCATATCCAACTCTCACCTCACCATCTTCCCCATCATCCTCTCATCCATCTCATCTATCAAACACACTCTTACCCGATGAGCCTTCTGCTTCTCCTATGCCTGATCACACTGATCCTATTCCTGCTCCCTCAGGAAGTCCATCTAGTACTTCATCCTTTCCTTTGCCTTCTCCTAATCCTGCTCCTTCAGTTACACTCAGGAAATCATCTAGACCAACTAAACCTCCCATATGGATGGCTGATTACATAAGCCATCCCTCTTCTTCTGTCTCCTGTGCCTATCTTCTATCTAATTTTGTCTCTTATGCACACTTAACTCCTGCATATAGATGTTCTCTCTCTGCCTACTCTGCTGTCCTAGAGCCAAAATCCTATGCTGAGGCTTGTTCCCAACCCCAATGGGTTGATGCCATGAAGGCTGAGATAGCTGCCTTACAGGAAAATCATACTTGGTCTCTAGTTGAGCTGTCTGCTGGCAAGGTCCCTATTGGGTGCAAGTGGGTGTATAGAGTCAAGTACAAATCCTCTGTTGAAGTAGAAAGATTTAAAGCGAGGCTTGTGGCAAAAGGTTATTCTCAACAAGAAGGTCTAGATTATAAGGAGACTTTCAGTCCTGTTGCTAAAATGGTAACTGTCAGGTCAGTGGTTGCTTTGGCTGCTGCATCTCACTGGTACATATTTCAGATGGATGTACACAATGCCTTTTTGCAAGGAGATCTGATGGAGGATGTCTACATGAAGGTGCCAGATGGCTTTTCAAGCCAGGGGGAGTGCTGTAAAATGGTATGCAAACTTCATAAGTCTTTATATGGCCTCAAACAAGCACCTAGGCAATGGAATCTTAAGCTTACACAAGCACTGGTGGATCTGGGATTTAAACAATCTCATTATGACTATTCCTTATTTACTCAAAAAATTGGCACTGAGATCTTGCTAGTattagtatatgttgatgatctaCTGGTCACTGGTAGCAGCCTATCCTTGATTAAGAAGGTTAGGTTGGATCTTCAAACCAAGTTCAAAATGAAAGACTTGGGTGAATTGAAATATTTTCTTGGCATAGAATTCTCTAGATCAGAGAAGGGAATCCACACGTGTCAAAGGAAATACTCCTTAGAGCTAGTATCTGAGTTGGGACTATCAGGAAGTAAACCAGCCATTACACCCTTAGAGTTCAACCACAAGCTTACATCTGTGGAATATGACTCTATCATCAGTGAAAATGCATCAGAAAATGATCAGCAACAGCCAACCACTTCTGTAAATGACAGGCAGCTTGAGGAAAAAGGGTGCTATCAAAGAATTGTTGGAAGGTTGTTATATCTAACCATGACCAGGCCAGACCTTGCCTTTGTTGTACAGATCCTACGTCAATATATGCATGATCCAAAACAATCTCATTTAGAAGCTGCCTTGAGAGTAGTTAAATACATGAAGGGCACACCTGGCCTTGGGTTGTTTATGCCATCTTCAGGAGGAAACACACTAACAACATATTGTGATTCAGACTGGGGATCTTGTGTAGAATCAAGGAAGTCAGTAACAGGATATGTTGTAAAATTTGGTGATGCCTTAGTCTCATGGAAGTCAAAGAAACAAGAGACTGTGTCTAGAAGTTCTGCTAAGGCTGAGTTCAGAAGCATGGCCTCAACTGTTGCTGAGATCACTTGGTTAACTGGATTGTTTTTAGAGTTAGGAGTAActgtttgtcacaccctaacctcgctagggtgtgatgggcacccgacccttacctagggccgagcgaacccgctgactcttaatacacacataatctctttggactcttaaatcaaataagaatgaaacacatagttaaggctttcagaaacattcttttcgtcgtccTTCacgtcaagtaaaatctgtaatcatatggactttgtaacataacgcaaaatgatacatcggcttgtagagccgcttacaagactgacatcctatacatatgactctgtctgcaaagtctctaacatcgaccaagataccatagcatgaatactctgactcggcaacactccaagagaaatggagctcgccaattccgctggaacatcttttagcaatgtcttctactcatctgggtgtacctgcgtagcatgaaacgcagaccccgaagaaagggagtcagtacggaatatgtactgagcatgtaaggcataaaatacagtaaagaggatcacaactgaaacagagatttaccaaaaacaagtatgacttttaaaaacatcgatgcacttgccttttgaattgaaaatcatgcatgtcatcatcatatatcatatatacatataacttgccccggtcctctagtgagggatgcggtgaataaaatcatgtatgtcaatatcatgtatcatatatgaatgtaacgtgccccggccctctagtgagggacgcggtgaatagagtcatcatatgccatcctggccgccaccccgtcatcatgtcatcatatcatatatata
Encoded here:
- the LOC132638443 gene encoding uncharacterized protein LOC132638443, which encodes MDGRRITASPRPCCGRRVVAKKRPRGGMDGFVNSVKKLQRREIGSKRDRSFSMSDAQERFRNIQLQEEYDTHDPKGHCAMVLPFLKKRSKIIEIVAARDIVFALAQSGVCAAFSRESNRRICFLNVSPDEVIRSLFYNKNNDSLITVSVYASDNFSSLKCRTTRIEYIRRGKPDAGFALFESESLKWPGFVEFDDVNGKVLTYSAQDSIYKVFDLKNYTMLYSISDKNVQEIKISPGIMLLIFTKASGHVPLKILSIEDGTVLKSFNHLLHRNKKVDFIEQFNEKLLVKQENENLQILDVRNSELTEVSRAEFMTPSAFIFLYENQLFLTFRNRTVAVWNFRGELVTSFEDHLLWHPDCNTNNIYITSDQDLIISYCKADSDDPLSEATAGSINISNILTGKCLAKIKATDSRASDDCSCSSSCNEHGGRSCNAKKRIQASRIRSTVAEALEDITALFYDEEHNEIYTGNSLGLIHVWSN